One genomic region from Bos javanicus breed banteng chromosome 14, ARS-OSU_banteng_1.0, whole genome shotgun sequence encodes:
- the NRBP2 gene encoding nuclear receptor-binding protein 2 isoform X6, which produces MAAPELVPRRGREREREDESEDESDILEESPCGRWQKRREQVNQGNMPGVQSTFLAMDTEEGVEVVWNELHFADRKAFLVHEEKIQTMFEQLALVDHPNIVKLHKYWLDASESRARVIFITEYVSSGSLKQFLKKTKKNHKAMNARAWKRWCTQILSALSFLHACSPPIIHGNLTSDTIFIQHNGLIKIGSVWHRIFSNALPDDLRSPIRVEREEPRNLHFFPPEYGEVADGTAVDIFSFGMCALEMAVLEIQANGDTRVTEEAITRARHSLSDPNMREFILSCLARDPARRPSAHNLLFHRVLFEVHSLKLLAAHCFIQHQYLMPENVVEEKTKAMDPHAVLAEIPRPPWPPLQWRYSEVSCLELDKFLEDVRNGIYPLMNFAAARPLGLPRVLAPPTEEAPKAKTPTPEPFDSETRKVIQMQCNLERSEDQARWHLTLLLVLEDRLHRQLTYDLLPTDSAQDLAAELVHYGFVHEDDRPKLAAFLDSTFLKYRGAQP; this is translated from the exons ATGGCGGCCCCGGAGCTGGTGCCGAGGCGGGGCCGGGAGCGGGAACGGGAGGACGAGAGTGAGGACGAGAGCGACATTCTGGAAGAGAGCCCGTGCGGCCGCTGGCAGAAGCGGCGGGAGCAG gtgaaTCAGGGAAACATGCCGGGGGTCCAGAGCACATTCCTGGCCATGGACACTGAGGAGGGGGTGGAGGTGGTGTGGAACGAGTTGCACTTTGCTGACAGGAAGGCCTTCTTGGTCCACGAG GAGAAGATCCAGACCATGTTTGAGCAGCTGGCCCTGGTAGACCACCCCAATATTGTCAAGCTGCATAAGTACTGGCTGGACGCCTCAGAGTCCCGAGCGCGG GTCATCTTCATCACAGAGTATGTGTCGTCAGGCAGCCTCAAGCAATTCCTCAAAAAGACCAAGAAGAACCACAAGGCCATGAATGCCAGG GCCTGGAAGCGCTGGTGCACACAGATCCTGTCTGCACTCAG ctTTCTGCACGCCTGCAGCCCCCCAATCATCCATGGGAACCTGACCAGCGACACCATCTTCATCCAGCACAACGGCCTCATCAAGATTGGCTCCG TGTGGCACCGGATCTTCTCCAACG CGCTCCCCGACGATCTTCGAAGTCCCATCCGTGTTGAGCGGGAGGAACCTCGGAACCTGCACTTCTTCCCGCCAGAGTATGGAG AGGTTGCTGATGGCACTGCCGTGGACATCTTCTCCTTTGGGATGTGCGCACTAGAG ATGGCTGTGCTGGAGATCCAGGCCAATGGGGACACCCGGGTCACAGAGGAGGCCATCACTCGTGCCAGGCACTCGCTGAGCGACCCCAACATGCGG GAGTTCATCCTCTCCTGCCTAGCCCGGGACCCTGCCCGCCGGCCCTCTGCCCACAACCTCCTCTTCCACCGTGTGCTGTTCGAGGTGCACTCGCTGAAGCTCCTGGCTGCCCACTGCTTCATCCAGCACCAGT ACCTCATGCCTGAGAATGTGGTAGAGGAAAAGACCAAGGCGATGGACCCGCACGCAGTCTTGGCGGAGATCCCCCGGCCCCCCTGGCCCCCGCTGCAGTGGCG GTACTCAGAAGTCTCCTGCTTAGAGCTTGACAAGTTCCTGGAGGACGTCAG GAATGGGATCTACCCGCTGATGAACTTTGCTGCTGCCCGGCCCCTGGGGCTGCCCCGTGTGCTGGCCCCACCCACCGAAGAAGCCCCGAAGGCCAAGACCCCAACACCAGAGCCTTTTGACTCAGAGACCAGAAAG GTGATCCAGATGCAGTGTAACCTGGAAAGGAGCGAGGACCAGGCGCGCTGGCAC CTCACTCTGCTCCTGGTGCTGGAGGACCGGCTTCATCGGCAGCTCACCTACGACCTGCTCCCAA CCGACAGTGCCCAAGACCTGGCCGCCGAGCTGGTGCACTACGGCTTCGTCCACGAG GACGATCGGCCGAAGCTGGCCGCCTTCCTGGACAGCACCTTCCTCAAGTACCGTGGAGCTCAGCCGTGA
- the NRBP2 gene encoding nuclear receptor-binding protein 2 isoform X5 — protein sequence MAAPELVPRRGREREREDESEDESDILEESPCGRWQKRREQVNQGNMPGVQSTFLAMDTEEGVEVVWNELHFADRKAFLVHEEKIQTMFEQLALVDHPNIVKLHKYWLDASESRARVIFITEYVSSGSLKQFLKKTKKNHKAMNARAWKRWCTQILSALSFLHACSPPIIHGNLTSDTIFIQHNGLIKIGSVWHRIFSNALPDDLRSPIRVEREEPRNLHFFPPEYGEVADGTAVDIFSFGMCALEMAVLEIQANGDTRVTEEAITRARHSLSDPNMREFILSCLARDPARRPSAHNLLFHRVLFEVHSLKLLAAHCFIQHQYLMPENVVEEKTKAMDPHAVLAEIPRPPWPPLQWRYSEVSCLELDKFLEDVSTLHRVPRNGIYPLMNFAAARPLGLPRVLAPPTEEAPKAKTPTPEPFDSETRKVIQMQCNLERSEDQARWHLTLLLVLEDRLHRQLTYDLLPTDSAQDLAAELVHYGFVHEDDRPKLAAFLDSTFLKYRGAQP from the exons ATGGCGGCCCCGGAGCTGGTGCCGAGGCGGGGCCGGGAGCGGGAACGGGAGGACGAGAGTGAGGACGAGAGCGACATTCTGGAAGAGAGCCCGTGCGGCCGCTGGCAGAAGCGGCGGGAGCAG gtgaaTCAGGGAAACATGCCGGGGGTCCAGAGCACATTCCTGGCCATGGACACTGAGGAGGGGGTGGAGGTGGTGTGGAACGAGTTGCACTTTGCTGACAGGAAGGCCTTCTTGGTCCACGAG GAGAAGATCCAGACCATGTTTGAGCAGCTGGCCCTGGTAGACCACCCCAATATTGTCAAGCTGCATAAGTACTGGCTGGACGCCTCAGAGTCCCGAGCGCGG GTCATCTTCATCACAGAGTATGTGTCGTCAGGCAGCCTCAAGCAATTCCTCAAAAAGACCAAGAAGAACCACAAGGCCATGAATGCCAGG GCCTGGAAGCGCTGGTGCACACAGATCCTGTCTGCACTCAG ctTTCTGCACGCCTGCAGCCCCCCAATCATCCATGGGAACCTGACCAGCGACACCATCTTCATCCAGCACAACGGCCTCATCAAGATTGGCTCCG TGTGGCACCGGATCTTCTCCAACG CGCTCCCCGACGATCTTCGAAGTCCCATCCGTGTTGAGCGGGAGGAACCTCGGAACCTGCACTTCTTCCCGCCAGAGTATGGAG AGGTTGCTGATGGCACTGCCGTGGACATCTTCTCCTTTGGGATGTGCGCACTAGAG ATGGCTGTGCTGGAGATCCAGGCCAATGGGGACACCCGGGTCACAGAGGAGGCCATCACTCGTGCCAGGCACTCGCTGAGCGACCCCAACATGCGG GAGTTCATCCTCTCCTGCCTAGCCCGGGACCCTGCCCGCCGGCCCTCTGCCCACAACCTCCTCTTCCACCGTGTGCTGTTCGAGGTGCACTCGCTGAAGCTCCTGGCTGCCCACTGCTTCATCCAGCACCAGT ACCTCATGCCTGAGAATGTGGTAGAGGAAAAGACCAAGGCGATGGACCCGCACGCAGTCTTGGCGGAGATCCCCCGGCCCCCCTGGCCCCCGCTGCAGTGGCG GTACTCAGAAGTCTCCTGCTTAGAGCTTGACAAGTTCCTGGAGGACGTCAG CACCCTGCATCGTGTCCCTAGGAATGGGATCTACCCGCTGATGAACTTTGCTGCTGCCCGGCCCCTGGGGCTGCCCCGTGTGCTGGCCCCACCCACCGAAGAAGCCCCGAAGGCCAAGACCCCAACACCAGAGCCTTTTGACTCAGAGACCAGAAAG GTGATCCAGATGCAGTGTAACCTGGAAAGGAGCGAGGACCAGGCGCGCTGGCAC CTCACTCTGCTCCTGGTGCTGGAGGACCGGCTTCATCGGCAGCTCACCTACGACCTGCTCCCAA CCGACAGTGCCCAAGACCTGGCCGCCGAGCTGGTGCACTACGGCTTCGTCCACGAG GACGATCGGCCGAAGCTGGCCGCCTTCCTGGACAGCACCTTCCTCAAGTACCGTGGAGCTCAGCCGTGA
- the NRBP2 gene encoding nuclear receptor-binding protein 2 isoform X1, giving the protein MAAPELVPRRGREREREDESEDESDILEESPCGRWQKRREQVNQGNMPGVQSTFLAMDTEEGVEVVWNELHFADRKAFLVHEEKIQTMFEQLALVDHPNIVKLHKYWLDASESRARVIFITEYVSSGSLKQFLKKTKKNHKAMNARAWKRWCTQILSALSFLHACSPPIIHGNLTSDTIFIQHNGLIKIGSVWHRIFSNALPDDLRSPIRVEREEPRNLHFFPPEYGEVADGTAVDIFSFGMCALEMAVLEIQANGDTRVTEEAITRARHSLSDPNMREFILSCLARDPARRPSAHNLLFHRVLFEVHSLKLLAAHCFIQHQYLMPENVVEEKTKAMDPHAVLAEIPRPPWPPLQWRYSEVSCLELDKFLEDVRNGIYPLMNFAAARPLGLPRVLAPPTEEAPKAKTPTPEPFDSETRKVIQMQCNLERSEDQARWHVSLGWGWGAAAGRDADAGGEGPSQPEPTTPSCLHLLSSLCSWCWRTGFIGSSPTTCSQPTVPKTWPPSWCTTASSTRTIGRSWPPSWTAPSSSTVELSRDLDSHTSGPQAPWKPTSWLPGEAWHWPLQLGGEPGSLSACVPASENLPSHSSRSPGVGLRVAGSGPPVVRELVLGHWLAAACP; this is encoded by the exons ATGGCGGCCCCGGAGCTGGTGCCGAGGCGGGGCCGGGAGCGGGAACGGGAGGACGAGAGTGAGGACGAGAGCGACATTCTGGAAGAGAGCCCGTGCGGCCGCTGGCAGAAGCGGCGGGAGCAG gtgaaTCAGGGAAACATGCCGGGGGTCCAGAGCACATTCCTGGCCATGGACACTGAGGAGGGGGTGGAGGTGGTGTGGAACGAGTTGCACTTTGCTGACAGGAAGGCCTTCTTGGTCCACGAG GAGAAGATCCAGACCATGTTTGAGCAGCTGGCCCTGGTAGACCACCCCAATATTGTCAAGCTGCATAAGTACTGGCTGGACGCCTCAGAGTCCCGAGCGCGG GTCATCTTCATCACAGAGTATGTGTCGTCAGGCAGCCTCAAGCAATTCCTCAAAAAGACCAAGAAGAACCACAAGGCCATGAATGCCAGG GCCTGGAAGCGCTGGTGCACACAGATCCTGTCTGCACTCAG ctTTCTGCACGCCTGCAGCCCCCCAATCATCCATGGGAACCTGACCAGCGACACCATCTTCATCCAGCACAACGGCCTCATCAAGATTGGCTCCG TGTGGCACCGGATCTTCTCCAACG CGCTCCCCGACGATCTTCGAAGTCCCATCCGTGTTGAGCGGGAGGAACCTCGGAACCTGCACTTCTTCCCGCCAGAGTATGGAG AGGTTGCTGATGGCACTGCCGTGGACATCTTCTCCTTTGGGATGTGCGCACTAGAG ATGGCTGTGCTGGAGATCCAGGCCAATGGGGACACCCGGGTCACAGAGGAGGCCATCACTCGTGCCAGGCACTCGCTGAGCGACCCCAACATGCGG GAGTTCATCCTCTCCTGCCTAGCCCGGGACCCTGCCCGCCGGCCCTCTGCCCACAACCTCCTCTTCCACCGTGTGCTGTTCGAGGTGCACTCGCTGAAGCTCCTGGCTGCCCACTGCTTCATCCAGCACCAGT ACCTCATGCCTGAGAATGTGGTAGAGGAAAAGACCAAGGCGATGGACCCGCACGCAGTCTTGGCGGAGATCCCCCGGCCCCCCTGGCCCCCGCTGCAGTGGCG GTACTCAGAAGTCTCCTGCTTAGAGCTTGACAAGTTCCTGGAGGACGTCAG GAATGGGATCTACCCGCTGATGAACTTTGCTGCTGCCCGGCCCCTGGGGCTGCCCCGTGTGCTGGCCCCACCCACCGAAGAAGCCCCGAAGGCCAAGACCCCAACACCAGAGCCTTTTGACTCAGAGACCAGAAAG GTGATCCAGATGCAGTGTAACCTGGAAAGGAGCGAGGACCAGGCGCGCTGGCACGtgagcttggggtgggggtggggggctgctgcCGGCAGAGATGCCGATGCGGGAGGAGAGGGACCGAGCCAACCCGAGCCCACCACACCCTCCTGCCTCCACCTCCTCAGCTCACTCTGCTCCTGGTGCTGGAGGACCGGCTTCATCGGCAGCTCACCTACGACCTGCTCCCAA CCGACAGTGCCCAAGACCTGGCCGCCGAGCTGGTGCACTACGGCTTCGTCCACGAG GACGATCGGCCGAAGCTGGCCGCCTTCCTGGACAGCACCTTCCTCAAGTACCGTGGAGCTCAGCCGTGACCTTGATTCGCACACCTCAGGGCCCCAAGCCCCCTGGAAGCCAACCTCTTGGCTCCCTGGGGAAGCTTGGCATTGGCCCCTGCAGTTGGGTGGGGAACCAGGGTCCCTGTCTGCCTGTGTGCCTGCTAGTGAGAACCTCCCCTCGCATAGCTCCCGcagccctggggtggggctgagggtGGCGGGGTCGGGCCCACCAGTGGTAAGGGAGCTGGTGCTGGGGCACTGGTTAGCTGCTGCGTGTCCTTAG
- the NRBP2 gene encoding nuclear receptor-binding protein 2 isoform X2 — MAAPELVPRRGREREREDESEDESDILEESPCGRWQKRREQVNQGNMPGVQSTFLAMDTEEGVEVVWNELHFADRKAFLVHEEKIQTMFEQLALVDHPNIVKLHKYWLDASESRARVIFITEYVSSGSLKQFLKKTKKNHKAMNARAWKRWCTQILSALSFLHACSPPIIHGNLTSDTIFIQHNGLIKIGSVWHRIFSNALPDDLRSPIRVEREEPRNLHFFPPEYGEVADGTAVDIFSFGMCALEMAVLEIQANGDTRVTEEAITRARHSLSDPNMREFILSCLARDPARRPSAHNLLFHRVLFEVHSLKLLAAHCFIQHQYLMPENVVEEKTKAMDPHAVLAEIPRPPWPPLQWRYSEVSCLELDKFLEDVSTLHRVPRNGIYPLMNFAAARPLGLPRVLAPPTEEAPKAKTPTPEPFDSETRKVIQMQCNLERSEDQARWHLTLLLVLEDRLHRQLTYDLLPTDSAQDLAAELVHYGFVHEVRCAGWVRPAWEGGRVGRAPPSPMPPSRPAGRSAEAGRLPGQHLPQVPWSSAVTLIRTPQGPKPPGSQPLGSLGKLGIGPCSWVGNQGPCLPVCLLVRTSPRIAPAALGWG, encoded by the exons ATGGCGGCCCCGGAGCTGGTGCCGAGGCGGGGCCGGGAGCGGGAACGGGAGGACGAGAGTGAGGACGAGAGCGACATTCTGGAAGAGAGCCCGTGCGGCCGCTGGCAGAAGCGGCGGGAGCAG gtgaaTCAGGGAAACATGCCGGGGGTCCAGAGCACATTCCTGGCCATGGACACTGAGGAGGGGGTGGAGGTGGTGTGGAACGAGTTGCACTTTGCTGACAGGAAGGCCTTCTTGGTCCACGAG GAGAAGATCCAGACCATGTTTGAGCAGCTGGCCCTGGTAGACCACCCCAATATTGTCAAGCTGCATAAGTACTGGCTGGACGCCTCAGAGTCCCGAGCGCGG GTCATCTTCATCACAGAGTATGTGTCGTCAGGCAGCCTCAAGCAATTCCTCAAAAAGACCAAGAAGAACCACAAGGCCATGAATGCCAGG GCCTGGAAGCGCTGGTGCACACAGATCCTGTCTGCACTCAG ctTTCTGCACGCCTGCAGCCCCCCAATCATCCATGGGAACCTGACCAGCGACACCATCTTCATCCAGCACAACGGCCTCATCAAGATTGGCTCCG TGTGGCACCGGATCTTCTCCAACG CGCTCCCCGACGATCTTCGAAGTCCCATCCGTGTTGAGCGGGAGGAACCTCGGAACCTGCACTTCTTCCCGCCAGAGTATGGAG AGGTTGCTGATGGCACTGCCGTGGACATCTTCTCCTTTGGGATGTGCGCACTAGAG ATGGCTGTGCTGGAGATCCAGGCCAATGGGGACACCCGGGTCACAGAGGAGGCCATCACTCGTGCCAGGCACTCGCTGAGCGACCCCAACATGCGG GAGTTCATCCTCTCCTGCCTAGCCCGGGACCCTGCCCGCCGGCCCTCTGCCCACAACCTCCTCTTCCACCGTGTGCTGTTCGAGGTGCACTCGCTGAAGCTCCTGGCTGCCCACTGCTTCATCCAGCACCAGT ACCTCATGCCTGAGAATGTGGTAGAGGAAAAGACCAAGGCGATGGACCCGCACGCAGTCTTGGCGGAGATCCCCCGGCCCCCCTGGCCCCCGCTGCAGTGGCG GTACTCAGAAGTCTCCTGCTTAGAGCTTGACAAGTTCCTGGAGGACGTCAG CACCCTGCATCGTGTCCCTAGGAATGGGATCTACCCGCTGATGAACTTTGCTGCTGCCCGGCCCCTGGGGCTGCCCCGTGTGCTGGCCCCACCCACCGAAGAAGCCCCGAAGGCCAAGACCCCAACACCAGAGCCTTTTGACTCAGAGACCAGAAAG GTGATCCAGATGCAGTGTAACCTGGAAAGGAGCGAGGACCAGGCGCGCTGGCAC CTCACTCTGCTCCTGGTGCTGGAGGACCGGCTTCATCGGCAGCTCACCTACGACCTGCTCCCAA CCGACAGTGCCCAAGACCTGGCCGCCGAGCTGGTGCACTACGGCTTCGTCCACGAGGTGAGGTGTGCGGGCTGGGTGCGGCCAGCCTGGGAGGGCGGCAGGGTGGGCCGCGCCCCTCCATCCCCCATGCCTCCCTCCCGTCCTGCAGGACGATCGGCCGAAGCTGGCCGCCTTCCTGGACAGCACCTTCCTCAAGTACCGTGGAGCTCAGCCGTGACCTTGATTCGCACACCTCAGGGCCCCAAGCCCCCTGGAAGCCAACCTCTTGGCTCCCTGGGGAAGCTTGGCATTGGCCCCTGCAGTTGGGTGGGGAACCAGGGTCCCTGTCTGCCTGTGTGCCTGCTAGTGAGAACCTCCCCTCGCATAGCTCCCGcagccctggggtggggctga
- the NRBP2 gene encoding nuclear receptor-binding protein 2 isoform X3, with product MAAPELVPRRGREREREDESEDESDILEESPCGRWQKRREQVNQGNMPGVQSTFLAMDTEEGVEVVWNELHFADRKAFLVHEEKIQTMFEQLALVDHPNIVKLHKYWLDASESRARVIFITEYVSSGSLKQFLKKTKKNHKAMNARAWKRWCTQILSALSFLHACSPPIIHGNLTSDTIFIQHNGLIKIGSVWHRIFSNALPDDLRSPIRVEREEPRNLHFFPPEYGEVADGTAVDIFSFGMCALEMAVLEIQANGDTRVTEEAITRARHSLSDPNMREFILSCLARDPARRPSAHNLLFHRVLFEVHSLKLLAAHCFIQHQYLMPENVVEEKTKAMDPHAVLAEIPRPPWPPLQWRYSEVSCLELDKFLEDVRNGIYPLMNFAAARPLGLPRVLAPPTEEAPKAKTPTPEPFDSETRKVIQMQCNLERSEDQARWHLTLLLVLEDRLHRQLTYDLLPTDSAQDLAAELVHYGFVHEVRCAGWVRPAWEGGRVGRAPPSPMPPSRPAGRSAEAGRLPGQHLPQVPWSSAVTLIRTPQGPKPPGSQPLGSLGKLGIGPCSWVGNQGPCLPVCLLVRTSPRIAPAALGWG from the exons ATGGCGGCCCCGGAGCTGGTGCCGAGGCGGGGCCGGGAGCGGGAACGGGAGGACGAGAGTGAGGACGAGAGCGACATTCTGGAAGAGAGCCCGTGCGGCCGCTGGCAGAAGCGGCGGGAGCAG gtgaaTCAGGGAAACATGCCGGGGGTCCAGAGCACATTCCTGGCCATGGACACTGAGGAGGGGGTGGAGGTGGTGTGGAACGAGTTGCACTTTGCTGACAGGAAGGCCTTCTTGGTCCACGAG GAGAAGATCCAGACCATGTTTGAGCAGCTGGCCCTGGTAGACCACCCCAATATTGTCAAGCTGCATAAGTACTGGCTGGACGCCTCAGAGTCCCGAGCGCGG GTCATCTTCATCACAGAGTATGTGTCGTCAGGCAGCCTCAAGCAATTCCTCAAAAAGACCAAGAAGAACCACAAGGCCATGAATGCCAGG GCCTGGAAGCGCTGGTGCACACAGATCCTGTCTGCACTCAG ctTTCTGCACGCCTGCAGCCCCCCAATCATCCATGGGAACCTGACCAGCGACACCATCTTCATCCAGCACAACGGCCTCATCAAGATTGGCTCCG TGTGGCACCGGATCTTCTCCAACG CGCTCCCCGACGATCTTCGAAGTCCCATCCGTGTTGAGCGGGAGGAACCTCGGAACCTGCACTTCTTCCCGCCAGAGTATGGAG AGGTTGCTGATGGCACTGCCGTGGACATCTTCTCCTTTGGGATGTGCGCACTAGAG ATGGCTGTGCTGGAGATCCAGGCCAATGGGGACACCCGGGTCACAGAGGAGGCCATCACTCGTGCCAGGCACTCGCTGAGCGACCCCAACATGCGG GAGTTCATCCTCTCCTGCCTAGCCCGGGACCCTGCCCGCCGGCCCTCTGCCCACAACCTCCTCTTCCACCGTGTGCTGTTCGAGGTGCACTCGCTGAAGCTCCTGGCTGCCCACTGCTTCATCCAGCACCAGT ACCTCATGCCTGAGAATGTGGTAGAGGAAAAGACCAAGGCGATGGACCCGCACGCAGTCTTGGCGGAGATCCCCCGGCCCCCCTGGCCCCCGCTGCAGTGGCG GTACTCAGAAGTCTCCTGCTTAGAGCTTGACAAGTTCCTGGAGGACGTCAG GAATGGGATCTACCCGCTGATGAACTTTGCTGCTGCCCGGCCCCTGGGGCTGCCCCGTGTGCTGGCCCCACCCACCGAAGAAGCCCCGAAGGCCAAGACCCCAACACCAGAGCCTTTTGACTCAGAGACCAGAAAG GTGATCCAGATGCAGTGTAACCTGGAAAGGAGCGAGGACCAGGCGCGCTGGCAC CTCACTCTGCTCCTGGTGCTGGAGGACCGGCTTCATCGGCAGCTCACCTACGACCTGCTCCCAA CCGACAGTGCCCAAGACCTGGCCGCCGAGCTGGTGCACTACGGCTTCGTCCACGAGGTGAGGTGTGCGGGCTGGGTGCGGCCAGCCTGGGAGGGCGGCAGGGTGGGCCGCGCCCCTCCATCCCCCATGCCTCCCTCCCGTCCTGCAGGACGATCGGCCGAAGCTGGCCGCCTTCCTGGACAGCACCTTCCTCAAGTACCGTGGAGCTCAGCCGTGACCTTGATTCGCACACCTCAGGGCCCCAAGCCCCCTGGAAGCCAACCTCTTGGCTCCCTGGGGAAGCTTGGCATTGGCCCCTGCAGTTGGGTGGGGAACCAGGGTCCCTGTCTGCCTGTGTGCCTGCTAGTGAGAACCTCCCCTCGCATAGCTCCCGcagccctggggtggggctga
- the NRBP2 gene encoding nuclear receptor-binding protein 2 isoform X4, with translation MAAPELVPRRGREREREDESEDESDILEESPCGRWQKRREQVNQGNMPGVQSTFLAMDTEEGVEVVWNELHFADRKAFLVHEEKIQTMFEQLALVDHPNIVKLHKYWLDASESRARVIFITEYVSSGSLKQFLKKTKKNHKAMNARAWKRWCTQILSALSFLHACSPPIIHGNLTSDTIFIQHNGLIKIGSVWHRIFSNALPDDLRSPIRVEREEPRNLHFFPPEYGEVADGTAVDIFSFGMCALEMAVLEIQANGDTRVTEEAITRARHSLSDPNMREFILSCLARDPARRPSAHNLLFHRVLFEVHSLKLLAAHCFIQHQYLMPENVVEEKTKAMDPHAVLAEIPRPPWPPLQWRYSEVSCLELDKFLEDVSTLHRVPRNGIYPLMNFAAARPLGLPRVLAPPTEEAPKAKTPTPEPFDSETRKVIQMQCNLERSEDQARCSLCSWCWRTGFIGSSPTTCSQPTVPKTWPPSWCTTASSTRTIGRSWPPSWTAPSSSTVELSRDLDSHTSGPQAPWKPTSWLPGEAWHWPLQLGGEPGSLSACVPASENLPSHSSRSPGVGLRVAGSGPPVVRELVLGHWLAAACP, from the exons ATGGCGGCCCCGGAGCTGGTGCCGAGGCGGGGCCGGGAGCGGGAACGGGAGGACGAGAGTGAGGACGAGAGCGACATTCTGGAAGAGAGCCCGTGCGGCCGCTGGCAGAAGCGGCGGGAGCAG gtgaaTCAGGGAAACATGCCGGGGGTCCAGAGCACATTCCTGGCCATGGACACTGAGGAGGGGGTGGAGGTGGTGTGGAACGAGTTGCACTTTGCTGACAGGAAGGCCTTCTTGGTCCACGAG GAGAAGATCCAGACCATGTTTGAGCAGCTGGCCCTGGTAGACCACCCCAATATTGTCAAGCTGCATAAGTACTGGCTGGACGCCTCAGAGTCCCGAGCGCGG GTCATCTTCATCACAGAGTATGTGTCGTCAGGCAGCCTCAAGCAATTCCTCAAAAAGACCAAGAAGAACCACAAGGCCATGAATGCCAGG GCCTGGAAGCGCTGGTGCACACAGATCCTGTCTGCACTCAG ctTTCTGCACGCCTGCAGCCCCCCAATCATCCATGGGAACCTGACCAGCGACACCATCTTCATCCAGCACAACGGCCTCATCAAGATTGGCTCCG TGTGGCACCGGATCTTCTCCAACG CGCTCCCCGACGATCTTCGAAGTCCCATCCGTGTTGAGCGGGAGGAACCTCGGAACCTGCACTTCTTCCCGCCAGAGTATGGAG AGGTTGCTGATGGCACTGCCGTGGACATCTTCTCCTTTGGGATGTGCGCACTAGAG ATGGCTGTGCTGGAGATCCAGGCCAATGGGGACACCCGGGTCACAGAGGAGGCCATCACTCGTGCCAGGCACTCGCTGAGCGACCCCAACATGCGG GAGTTCATCCTCTCCTGCCTAGCCCGGGACCCTGCCCGCCGGCCCTCTGCCCACAACCTCCTCTTCCACCGTGTGCTGTTCGAGGTGCACTCGCTGAAGCTCCTGGCTGCCCACTGCTTCATCCAGCACCAGT ACCTCATGCCTGAGAATGTGGTAGAGGAAAAGACCAAGGCGATGGACCCGCACGCAGTCTTGGCGGAGATCCCCCGGCCCCCCTGGCCCCCGCTGCAGTGGCG GTACTCAGAAGTCTCCTGCTTAGAGCTTGACAAGTTCCTGGAGGACGTCAG CACCCTGCATCGTGTCCCTAGGAATGGGATCTACCCGCTGATGAACTTTGCTGCTGCCCGGCCCCTGGGGCTGCCCCGTGTGCTGGCCCCACCCACCGAAGAAGCCCCGAAGGCCAAGACCCCAACACCAGAGCCTTTTGACTCAGAGACCAGAAAG GTGATCCAGATGCAGTGTAACCTGGAAAGGAGCGAGGACCAGGCGCGCTG CTCACTCTGCTCCTGGTGCTGGAGGACCGGCTTCATCGGCAGCTCACCTACGACCTGCTCCCAA CCGACAGTGCCCAAGACCTGGCCGCCGAGCTGGTGCACTACGGCTTCGTCCACGAG GACGATCGGCCGAAGCTGGCCGCCTTCCTGGACAGCACCTTCCTCAAGTACCGTGGAGCTCAGCCGTGACCTTGATTCGCACACCTCAGGGCCCCAAGCCCCCTGGAAGCCAACCTCTTGGCTCCCTGGGGAAGCTTGGCATTGGCCCCTGCAGTTGGGTGGGGAACCAGGGTCCCTGTCTGCCTGTGTGCCTGCTAGTGAGAACCTCCCCTCGCATAGCTCCCGcagccctggggtggggctgagggtGGCGGGGTCGGGCCCACCAGTGGTAAGGGAGCTGGTGCTGGGGCACTGGTTAGCTGCTGCGTGTCCTTAG